One genomic window of Streptomonospora nanhaiensis includes the following:
- a CDS encoding DUF2277 domain-containing protein produces MCRNIRRLHNYAPPATSEEVQAAAVQYVRKVSGTTRPSAANQEAFDRAVAAVAAATAELLDSLVTTAPPRSREEDAARARERARQRYGTAPAAG; encoded by the coding sequence ATGTGCCGAAACATCCGCCGCCTTCACAACTACGCGCCGCCCGCCACCTCTGAGGAGGTCCAGGCCGCCGCGGTGCAGTACGTCCGCAAGGTCAGCGGCACCACCCGGCCCTCGGCCGCCAACCAGGAGGCGTTCGACCGCGCGGTCGCGGCCGTCGCCGCGGCCACCGCCGAACTTTTGGACTCCCTGGTCACCACCGCGCCGCCGCGCTCGCGCGAGGAGGACGCCGCCCGCGCCAGGGAGCGCGCGCGGCAGCGCTACGGCACCGCCCCGGCGGCCGGGTAG
- a CDS encoding ABC transporter ATP-binding protein, with amino-acid sequence MAMLDGGQQRTAAADRADPDSSPDGDGAVIQVRDLRMRYGGADVLKGVSFTARRGEVLTLLGPNGAGKSTTIEILEGFRMRSGGQVTVLGTDPAHGDERWRARLGVVLQSWRDHGRWKVEELLAYLARFYGPYSSPRRRRPRPVPELLETVGLTQYAGNRVNTLSGGQRRRLDVAIGIVGNPEVLFLDEPTAGFDPEARRDFHDIVHGLADEDTTVILTTHDLDEAEKLADRILIMAGGRIVAEGSADQLAAQVPADAEVKWTRDGRRFVHSTSDATGFLRGLLEEHGDRIADLEVRRASLEDAYMTLVHRHESGSAEEAALEFAEEIR; translated from the coding sequence ATGGCCATGCTGGACGGCGGGCAGCAGCGCACCGCGGCTGCCGACCGCGCCGACCCCGACTCCTCCCCCGACGGCGACGGCGCCGTCATCCAGGTCCGCGACCTGCGGATGCGCTACGGCGGCGCCGACGTGCTCAAGGGCGTGAGCTTCACGGCCCGCCGGGGCGAGGTGCTGACCCTCCTGGGGCCCAACGGCGCGGGCAAGAGCACCACCATCGAGATCCTTGAGGGCTTCCGGATGCGGTCGGGCGGACAGGTCACCGTCCTGGGCACCGACCCCGCCCACGGCGACGAGCGCTGGCGGGCCCGCCTGGGCGTGGTGCTGCAGTCCTGGCGCGACCACGGCCGCTGGAAGGTCGAGGAGCTGCTGGCCTACCTCGCCCGGTTCTACGGCCCCTACTCCTCGCCCCGGCGCCGCCGCCCGCGCCCCGTGCCCGAGCTCCTGGAGACCGTGGGCCTGACCCAGTACGCCGGGAACCGGGTCAACACCCTCTCCGGCGGGCAGCGCCGCCGCCTCGACGTCGCCATCGGCATCGTGGGCAACCCCGAGGTCCTGTTCCTGGACGAGCCCACCGCCGGCTTCGACCCCGAGGCGCGCCGCGACTTCCACGACATCGTCCACGGGCTGGCCGACGAGGACACCACCGTCATCCTCACCACCCACGACCTCGACGAGGCCGAGAAGCTCGCCGACCGCATCCTCATCATGGCCGGCGGCCGCATCGTCGCCGAGGGCAGCGCCGACCAGCTCGCCGCCCAGGTGCCCGCCGACGCCGAGGTCAAGTGGACCCGCGACGGCCGGCGCTTCGTCCACAGCACGTCTGACGCCACCGGATTTTTGCGCGGCCTGCTGGAGGAGCACGGCGACCGGATCGCCGACCTGGAGGTCCGCCGGGCCAGCCTGGAGGACGCCTACATGACCCTGGTCCACCGCCACGAGTCCGGCAGCGCCGAGGAAGCCGCGCTGGAGTTCGCCGAGGAGATCCGATGA